A genome region from Panicum virgatum strain AP13 chromosome 4K, P.virgatum_v5, whole genome shotgun sequence includes the following:
- the LOC120703681 gene encoding agamous-like MADS-box protein AGL29 produces the protein MQERKSPIGSRLHFWQRFFYLYSLLPSPSFLASTHLVLLRKERETSRARRGKKSLRAATTMGRPSKGRQRIEIRLIKDDDRREVTFSKRKSGLLKKGSELSLLCGAHVAFVVFSPGGRAFALGTPSVDHVLRRFDPLPGDEDDGDLLALLQDGDCMSASDRGAVEAIVRRTEETKARAASVKARMDAVGEKVRQAVVKGGGKFWWEADVEALGEAELPEFARALRRLRDNVQRHVDQMLASA, from the coding sequence atgcAAGAAAGGAAATCGCCAATCGGATCCCGTCTCCATTTTTGGCAGCGTTTCTTCTATTTATACTCCCTCCTGccctctccctccttccttGCATCGACGCATCTCGTCTTGctgagaaaagagagagagacctCGAGGGCAAGGAGAGGAAAGAAAAGCCTCAGGGCAGCCACGACGATGGGGAGGCCGAGCAAGGGGCGGCAGCGCATCGAAATCCGCCTCATCAAGGACGACGACCGGCGAGAGGTCACCTTCTCCAAGCGCAAGTCCGGGCTGCTCAAGAAGGGCTCCGAGCTCTCCCTCCTCTGCGGCGCGCACGTCGCcttcgtcgtcttctcccccgGCGGCAGGGCGTTCGCGCTGGGCACCCCCTCCGTCGACCACGTCCTCCGCCGCTTCGACCCGCTCCccggcgacgaggacgacggcgacCTCCTCGCGCTTCTTCAGGACGGCGACTGCATGAGTGCCTCGGACCGCGGGGCCGTGGAAGCCATCGTGCGCCGGACGGAGGAGACCAAGGCTCGCGCGGCGTCTGTGAAGGCTCGGATGGACGCCGTCGGGGAGAAGGTGCGCCAGGCTGTGGTCAAGGGCGGCGGGAAGTTCTGGTGGGAGGCGGACGTGGAAGCGCTCGGGGAGGCTGAGCTGCCGGAGTTCGCCAGGGCGCTCCGCCGGCTCAGGGACAACGTGCAGCGCCACGTGGACCAGATGTTGGCTTCTGCTTAG